A window of Synechococcus sp. WH 8109 genomic DNA:
CCTGTGGGCACTTGGATCAACCCATTCCGCCCCGCTAAATAGGCGGTCCAGGTTTCCTGCTGAAAAGGAAGCGGCGTCCAGTTCCTTTGCGCGAACCAGGCATGAATCGGGTTCAAGCGAGGGTCGTTGGTTGTTGGGTTGGCCTTTGCCTTCGCTTTTGAAGCTGCCATCAGCGGTTTTCGATCAATGCCATCGCGGTCTGGAGTGAATCCGCTTCATTGGCGGGTTTGTCGCGTCGCCAGCGCAGGATGCGCGGGAAACGCACGGCGATGCCGGATTTATGGCGTTTTGAGGGGTGGATGCCTTCAAAGCCGATTTCAAACACCAGCTCGGATTTCAGGGACCGTGCCGGTCCGAAGCGCTGCAGGGTGTTGCGCCGGATCCAGCGGTCAAGCTCGAGGATTTCGACATCGTTGAGGCCGGAATAGGCCTTGGCGAAGGTCACCAACTGCGGCTCTTCAGCGTTGGTCCAGAGGCCGAAGGTGTAATCGGTGAACAGATTGGCGCGACGCCCACTGCCGGCCTGGGCGTATAGGAGCACCGCATCGAGGGTCATCGGCTCCAGCTTGTGTTTCCACCAGTTGCCGCGTTTGCGGCCGCTCAGGTAGGGCGATTCCGCCTGTTTGAGCATCAGTCCTTCGGCGTTGTGTTGACGGGCCTGGTTGCGCTGTGTCTCCAATTCCTCCCAGGAGTCGATCGACCAGGACGGGCTCTGCTTCAACCGCCACGAATCGGGATGCTTGATGCTGCCCAGCAGCGCAGCCAGCTGCTGCTGGCGCTGCCGTAATACCTGCTGGCGGATGTCGACGCCCTGATGTTCCAGCAGGTCGTAGGCGATGAACCGCATCGGGCAATCCCGTTTCAACGTTGCTCCAACGGTTTTGCGGCCGAGTCGTCGTTGCAGCTGATCAAAGCCAAGCGGCGCGGCCGCATCCTGTTGCCAGCAGATCAGCTCGCCGTCGAGAACGCTGCCTGATGGCAAAGCCTGAGCCACATCCACAAGTTCAGGGAAGCTCTCGTTGACCAGTTCTTCTCCACGGCTCCAGAGGTAGACGCCGGAACCGCGGTGAATCAGCTGACCGCGGATCCCATCCCATTTCCACTCCAGTTGCCAATCTTTTGCGGATGTCTCCTGCAGTCGTTCGGGTTCCAGGGGGCTGGCGAGATAAAAGGGGTACGGCGTGCCACTGGAGCGGTGCTCATCCGGAGTCGCAGGGGCGGTGAGTTGATCAAATCGCTCAGCGGAGGGCTCAAAGCCCCCCATCAGCCGTTGCACCACCAAACTTTCCTCGAGATCAAACGCTTCGGCGATGGCGCGGCTGATCAGTCCCGTCGACACGCCCACACGGAATCCCCCCGTGAGCAACTTGTTGACGATGAAGTGTTGATCGCGCGGGGTTCGGTGCCAGAGCCAGATCACCGCGTTGGCCTGATCTTCATCGCTTCTGGTGCTGATGGCCGGCAGCAGGGTGTCCATCCACCAGCGCAGGGGCATGTCTCCCTCCCCGCTGGGCAGACCGGGATCGGTGGCTTCAAACCGCTCTTGTACGGCGGGCCAGAGCAGGCTGATGGTTTCGGCTGAATCGCCAACCTGGCCGTAGCAGTCGTCGATCAGCCAATCCGGCAGACCACCCCGGTCCCGCAGGATGTCGCGCAGTCGGCGACCGGTGATCAAGCGGCGGCTTCGTTTGCCCAACAGCAGAGTCAACGCCCAGGCCGCCTCCCCTGCTTCGACCCCCTGAAAGTGATCCACCAGCGCCTGCACCTTGGCCTTGGTGCCCGTGACCTGATCCAACTGATTGAACAGGTCCTGAAAGGCCCGCATGCGCGCTTGAACGGGATGGATGAATTGCACGCCATCCTGACAAGACATTTTGTGAGTAGTGCTGGAAATCCGGCGCAGACCTGTGTTGATCTGAGCGACAGCTTTCTGAATTAGCCGGATGGCACTTCTCTGGGACAACCTGGCGCAACAACTAGACACTGTCCGCGCCACTGAGTCAGCAACTGCCGTAGTGACTCCTGTGTCTGTTCCGGAAACAGCGGAGGATCCTTCCGACCGTCAACGTCGACTCCAGAAGGCACTTGAAGCCGTCAAGGACAGCGGCAACGCCATGATGATCGAGTCACTCAATGCCGCGATTGAAGGCCGTCAGGCGAATCTCAATCTCCCCGAGCTGCCTGACGGCATCGCCAAGTTCTAGTCCGACTCCCCTTCGAACAAGGTCTCCAGCGGCTCCGCATCCACACCCTCCACCTCCCGCAGGTAACGGGCCAAAACGTCACTCTGCCCATGGGTGACGTACACCTTGCGGGCGCCGCTGTCGCGAACGGTCTGGATCAGTCCAGGCCAGTCGGCGTGATCACTAAGCACGAATCCCCGCTCGTAGCCCCGCC
This region includes:
- a CDS encoding ATP-dependent DNA ligase; this encodes MRAFQDLFNQLDQVTGTKAKVQALVDHFQGVEAGEAAWALTLLLGKRSRRLITGRRLRDILRDRGGLPDWLIDDCYGQVGDSAETISLLWPAVQERFEATDPGLPSGEGDMPLRWWMDTLLPAISTRSDEDQANAVIWLWHRTPRDQHFIVNKLLTGGFRVGVSTGLISRAIAEAFDLEESLVVQRLMGGFEPSAERFDQLTAPATPDEHRSSGTPYPFYLASPLEPERLQETSAKDWQLEWKWDGIRGQLIHRGSGVYLWSRGEELVNESFPELVDVAQALPSGSVLDGELICWQQDAAAPLGFDQLQRRLGRKTVGATLKRDCPMRFIAYDLLEHQGVDIRQQVLRQRQQQLAALLGSIKHPDSWRLKQSPSWSIDSWEELETQRNQARQHNAEGLMLKQAESPYLSGRKRGNWWKHKLEPMTLDAVLLYAQAGSGRRANLFTDYTFGLWTNAEEPQLVTFAKAYSGLNDVEILELDRWIRRNTLQRFGPARSLKSELVFEIGFEGIHPSKRHKSGIAVRFPRILRWRRDKPANEADSLQTAMALIENR